One stretch of Caldinitratiruptor microaerophilus DNA includes these proteins:
- a CDS encoding MaoC/PaaZ C-terminal domain-containing protein, which translates to MQPGHTFPPLVKEPVTQMQLVRYAGASGDFNPVHTVEAVGRAAGFGGPIAHGMLVMGFAAQAVASWVPLRSVRRLQVRFVDVTRPGDALTVEGTVTGRRAEAGEDRITAELVIRDQEGRVKAKGSFEAALPVQASRGA; encoded by the coding sequence GTGCAGCCTGGCCACACCTTCCCCCCGCTGGTGAAGGAGCCGGTGACCCAGATGCAACTGGTCCGCTACGCGGGGGCCTCGGGCGACTTCAACCCGGTCCACACCGTGGAGGCGGTGGGGCGGGCCGCCGGCTTCGGGGGCCCCATCGCCCACGGCATGCTCGTCATGGGCTTCGCCGCCCAGGCGGTGGCCTCCTGGGTGCCCCTCCGGTCCGTGCGGCGCCTTCAGGTCCGCTTCGTCGACGTCACCCGGCCGGGCGACGCCCTCACCGTGGAGGGTACCGTCACGGGCAGGCGCGCCGAGGCAGGGGAGGACCGGATCACGGCGGAGCTCGTGATCCGGGACCAGGAAGGGCGGGTCAAGGCGAAGGGCTCCTTCGAGGCCGCCTTGCCGGTGCAGGCCTCCCGCGGCGCATAG
- a CDS encoding MaoC family dehydratase N-terminal domain-containing protein — MEAHTQSDPREFPPYEFTVERGKIREFARAIGDPNPLHHDVEAARAAGYPDLVAPLTFATCIDLWGGPDFEELVRRLGMDPVRVLHGEQAYEYRAPICAGDTIRARSRVRKETEREGSHGVLRIVELETTYTNQHGQDVLVGVATIIERR; from the coding sequence ATGGAAGCCCACACGCAGTCAGATCCCCGCGAGTTCCCCCCGTATGAGTTCACCGTGGAGCGCGGCAAGATCCGGGAGTTCGCCCGGGCGATCGGCGACCCGAACCCCCTCCACCACGACGTCGAGGCCGCCCGGGCGGCGGGTTACCCGGACCTGGTCGCGCCTCTGACCTTTGCGACCTGCATCGACCTCTGGGGCGGCCCGGACTTCGAAGAGCTCGTGCGGCGTCTTGGGATGGACCCGGTGCGCGTGCTGCACGGGGAGCAGGCCTACGAGTACCGTGCTCCCATCTGCGCCGGAGACACGATCCGGGCCCGGTCCCGGGTCCGCAAGGAGACCGAGCGGGAAGGGAGCCACGGCGTGCTGCGGATCGTCGAGCTGGAGACCACGTACACCAACCAGCACGGCCAGGACGTCCTGGTCGGCGTGGCCACGATCATCGAGCGGAGGTGA
- a CDS encoding permease, with protein sequence MDSTNRPAATAARQIAAGMGAAALVAVAGLAYVKWWPYYHRILTVATTHRLGGSIFGPQGHFASVSLAAAWEYTVKYFQAVWQAAILGIVLGGAVEALLPADWVERFLSGRGVRATLIAGISALPGMMCSCCATPVVASLRRRNASAGASFAFWMGNPVLNPATLAVLFLVLGWKFGLIRLIFGVVMVFGVSYGLDRLFPDENRPPQAAPALVEVNLGRPEHWSLRWLRASGRLAGWIVPEYLGMVLVTGLLGGYFFPAGIGTWTGTIPALLLIALAGTLFVIPTMAEIPIVQGLMAIGLPPAPAAALLLTLPAVSLPSLIMLGRSFRRRTLVAVTLAVALVGLAGGLAAAVLF encoded by the coding sequence ATGGACTCCACCAACCGCCCGGCCGCCACGGCGGCCCGGCAGATCGCGGCTGGCATGGGCGCCGCAGCGCTGGTGGCGGTCGCCGGACTGGCCTACGTGAAGTGGTGGCCTTACTACCACCGCATCCTGACCGTGGCCACCACGCACCGGCTGGGTGGCTCCATCTTCGGTCCCCAGGGCCACTTCGCCTCCGTCAGCCTCGCAGCGGCCTGGGAGTACACCGTGAAGTACTTCCAGGCCGTGTGGCAGGCCGCCATCCTCGGCATCGTCCTGGGTGGGGCCGTGGAGGCGCTCCTGCCCGCCGACTGGGTGGAGCGCTTCCTCTCCGGCCGGGGTGTTCGCGCCACGCTGATTGCCGGCATCTCCGCGCTGCCGGGGATGATGTGCAGTTGCTGCGCCACCCCGGTCGTGGCCAGCCTCCGCAGGCGCAACGCCTCCGCCGGCGCTTCCTTCGCCTTCTGGATGGGCAACCCCGTTCTCAACCCCGCCACCCTCGCCGTCCTGTTCCTGGTGCTGGGTTGGAAGTTCGGACTCATCCGGCTGATCTTCGGCGTCGTGATGGTCTTCGGCGTGAGCTACGGGTTGGACCGCCTTTTCCCGGACGAGAACAGACCGCCACAGGCGGCGCCGGCGCTGGTCGAGGTGAACCTGGGCCGTCCGGAGCACTGGTCGTTGCGCTGGCTCAGGGCCAGCGGCCGCCTCGCCGGATGGATCGTACCCGAGTACCTGGGGATGGTGCTCGTCACCGGTCTGCTCGGCGGCTACTTCTTCCCCGCCGGGATCGGGACCTGGACCGGTACGATCCCCGCCCTGCTGCTGATCGCCCTGGCCGGCACCCTGTTCGTCATTCCGACCATGGCGGAGATCCCCATCGTACAGGGTCTCATGGCCATCGGCCTGCCACCCGCGCCGGCGGCAGCGCTCCTGCTCACCCTGCCGGCCGTCAGCCTGCCGTCCCTCATCATGCTGGGTCGCTCGTTCCGGCGGCGCACCCTGGTGGCGGTCACGCTCGCCGTCGCCCTCGTGGGCCTCGCCGGCGGGCTTGCTGCGGCGGTGCTCTTCTAG
- a CDS encoding GntP family permease, with the protein MRLRRAATGALVGAVLITAASDLTHLAVGEVVTGLWLLASAALCVPLADTFARRFFVVLGTASVALVLARRLPWSVAWSGAVTGGTVLVFLLLVEFLGAAIQVGGYDRALTALLARRARSGSSARRAAWIGAFTLASIGMFMASVPAVYYALGLGGDERRLPLVVGATRGFAAAVLVNPLSPLVVIALSISGAPFGRYLLYALPVFVLMLAVEWWAGARSAAAPPELPEADPAEPLWQRRHTLALMGAVVAFVLAYGFLSLLDAGALMSTALSVAAAAGALGLAAPSRWPRSLGAVPAERFPKHFGAAPLFVGGGLFGNVLVHSGLLDPVIGAMQGVPVPWLWVPFIVALVLLLRWLGVAPTVSVLIVGPVLAGAVSITPALYALALVFGGVMAFLGSPLSGTNLFVAGATGLSPLQVSVRLQGGYVLATMALFLGYAWVLQVLGTPF; encoded by the coding sequence GTGCGGCTTCGCCGGGCCGCCACCGGCGCGCTGGTGGGCGCGGTTCTGATCACCGCCGCCTCGGACCTGACCCACCTGGCGGTGGGGGAGGTGGTTACTGGCCTCTGGCTCCTGGCGTCGGCCGCGCTCTGCGTTCCGCTCGCGGATACGTTCGCCCGGAGGTTCTTCGTCGTCCTGGGCACCGCCAGCGTGGCGCTGGTCCTTGCCCGGCGTCTTCCGTGGTCGGTGGCGTGGTCGGGAGCCGTGACCGGCGGTACGGTGCTCGTGTTCCTTCTCCTGGTCGAGTTCCTGGGCGCGGCCATCCAGGTGGGCGGGTACGATCGCGCGCTGACGGCCTTGCTCGCCCGCCGCGCCCGCTCCGGCAGTTCGGCCCGGCGGGCGGCGTGGATCGGGGCCTTCACCCTGGCGTCGATCGGGATGTTCATGGCCTCCGTTCCGGCCGTGTACTACGCGCTGGGCCTGGGGGGCGACGAGCGCCGGCTCCCGCTGGTGGTCGGCGCCACCCGGGGGTTCGCCGCCGCCGTCCTCGTGAACCCACTCTCCCCCCTGGTGGTCATCGCCCTGAGCATCAGCGGGGCACCATTCGGTCGTTACCTTCTTTACGCGCTCCCCGTGTTCGTCCTCATGCTGGCGGTCGAGTGGTGGGCCGGGGCCCGGAGCGCCGCGGCGCCGCCCGAGTTGCCGGAGGCGGATCCCGCCGAGCCGCTCTGGCAGCGGCGGCACACCCTGGCCCTGATGGGGGCCGTGGTGGCCTTTGTCCTGGCCTATGGCTTCCTGTCGCTGCTCGATGCCGGCGCGCTGATGAGCACGGCGCTGTCCGTCGCTGCGGCCGCCGGCGCCCTCGGCCTGGCCGCCCCGTCGCGGTGGCCCCGGTCCCTGGGGGCGGTGCCCGCCGAGCGCTTTCCGAAGCACTTCGGCGCGGCGCCTCTCTTCGTGGGCGGCGGCCTCTTCGGGAACGTGCTCGTCCACTCCGGCCTCCTCGATCCCGTCATCGGCGCCATGCAAGGCGTGCCGGTCCCCTGGCTCTGGGTGCCATTCATCGTGGCACTCGTCCTCCTCCTGCGGTGGCTCGGGGTGGCGCCGACGGTGAGCGTGCTGATCGTCGGTCCCGTGCTGGCCGGGGCCGTGTCGATCACCCCGGCCCTGTACGCCCTCGCGCTCGTCTTCGGCGGTGTGATGGCCTTCCTCGGGTCGCCCCTGAGCGGGACGAACCTGTTCGTCGCCGGTGCCACGGGGCTCTCGCCGCTGCAGGTGAGCGTGCGGCTCCAGGGCGGGTATGTACTGGCCACGATGGCGCTGTTCCTCGGCTACGCGTGGGTGCTGCAGGTCCTCGGGACGCCGTTCTGA
- a CDS encoding pyridoxamine 5'-phosphate oxidase family protein, which translates to MRRHDKAFHDPQAIADLMRRAPTGFLALADAEGPFAVPVNFAYVAEEQRIYFHSAAEGRKVAAMDGSPRAGFTVCEYLGTMPDRVPGKVGTAYRSVMARGRLRRVTDLAEETRVLQLLLDKYVPGFFDRPLLPSHVDRYRSSRGSRVLVVAFEIEELTAKAALPRGRAIFTPGMTVRDLPLVRTRSPSAGHDHGVPGPGGF; encoded by the coding sequence ATGCGCCGTCACGATAAGGCCTTCCACGACCCCCAGGCCATCGCCGACCTGATGCGCCGGGCCCCCACCGGCTTCCTGGCTCTGGCCGACGCCGAGGGTCCCTTCGCCGTCCCGGTCAACTTCGCCTACGTTGCGGAGGAGCAGCGCATTTACTTCCACTCCGCCGCCGAGGGGCGGAAGGTGGCCGCCATGGACGGGTCACCCCGTGCCGGCTTCACCGTGTGCGAGTACCTCGGCACCATGCCCGACCGCGTGCCGGGAAAGGTGGGGACCGCCTACCGCTCCGTCATGGCCCGCGGCCGCCTGCGCCGGGTCACCGACCTGGCCGAGGAGACGCGGGTTCTTCAGCTCCTCCTCGACAAGTACGTGCCCGGGTTCTTCGACCGGCCGCTCTTGCCCTCGCATGTCGACCGCTACCGGTCGAGTCGCGGTTCACGGGTGCTGGTGGTGGCGTTCGAGATCGAGGAACTCACCGCCAAGGCCGCTCTCCCCCGGGGGAGGGCGATCTTCACGCCCGGCATGACGGTCCGGGACCTGCCCCTGGTGCGCACCCGCTCGCCGAGTGCCGGGCATGACCACGGTGTGCCCGGCCCCGGTGGCTTCTGA
- a CDS encoding DUF1572 domain-containing protein: MDLGQTVIRIHRDRLRDLHRRAGAAIEQLRDEDVNWRPNEESNSIANLVLHMAGNIGQRLVSAVGGAPDTRDRDAEFNSRDFLTRDRVLEILGDAFGAADRVLETLSAEQLAETRRVRDREMTVLDLIFGVATHLSEHVGQILYIAKMRLGPDYRVQSTPHRKG, translated from the coding sequence GTGGACCTCGGGCAGACCGTGATCCGGATTCACCGCGACCGGCTGCGGGACCTCCACCGCCGCGCCGGGGCGGCGATCGAGCAGCTCCGGGACGAGGACGTCAACTGGCGGCCCAACGAGGAGAGCAACAGCATCGCCAACCTGGTGCTGCACATGGCCGGCAACATCGGGCAGCGCCTCGTCTCCGCCGTCGGCGGCGCGCCCGACACCCGCGACCGGGACGCCGAGTTCAACTCGCGGGACTTCCTGACCCGGGACCGGGTCCTGGAGATCCTGGGGGACGCCTTCGGCGCGGCCGACCGAGTGCTGGAGACGCTTTCCGCCGAACAGCTGGCCGAGACCCGGCGGGTGCGCGACCGGGAGATGACCGTCCTCGACCTGATCTTCGGCGTCGCGACCCACCTGTCCGAGCACGTCGGGCAGATCCTGTACATCGCCAAGATGCGGCTGGGACCCGACTACCGCGTGCAGTCGACGCCGCACCGGAAGGGGTGA
- a CDS encoding fused MFS/spermidine synthase yields MLQLTVLVSGAVLMALEMLGSRVLAPQFGNSIFVWGSLIGVILTALSAGYYLGGRLADRHPSLPPLARVLALAGVWTWLLPEAATRVNAWLAARDLGPRLGALVASLALFAGPALLLALVSPWAVRLAAREIRSVGSTAGVLYALSTGGSIAGTLVTSFFLIPAFGVADLLRSCGLVLLALAALDLAAARRRAQAIGVTALTALLLFTSAVLRPPALFETGAPARIEPPRAVGGGMQPGVVSGGPAVGEIRGPFEDGVVFEKESLYHHIRVENAGGSRYLRFDNSWQSGMYLDDPLRARFEYTDYLLLPFALRPDAGRALMVGLGGGSVVKKLLAYRPDLRLDVAELDPVVVEVARTYFGVPDNPRLTVHVEDGRRLLDRAGPAYDVILLDAYYADAIPFHLTTREFLGRVRARLTDGGLVAANLIGALEGPRSALLRSMARTFATVFPEVYLFPVGGRSPDTYQNVILLAPREPHRWSREDIVKAAEAQADALGTPSLPEYAAALHTRPLPVDDVPVLTDDHAPVDALLHLYE; encoded by the coding sequence GTGCTGCAGCTCACCGTGCTGGTCTCCGGCGCCGTGCTCATGGCCCTGGAGATGCTGGGCAGCCGGGTGCTGGCGCCCCAGTTCGGAAACTCGATCTTCGTCTGGGGCAGCCTGATCGGGGTGATCTTGACCGCCCTGAGCGCCGGCTACTACCTCGGAGGCCGGCTGGCCGACCGGCACCCGTCGCTCCCGCCCCTGGCCCGCGTCCTGGCGCTGGCGGGGGTGTGGACCTGGCTGTTGCCGGAGGCGGCCACGCGGGTGAATGCCTGGCTCGCCGCCCGGGATCTGGGGCCCCGGCTCGGGGCCCTGGTCGCCTCGCTCGCCCTGTTCGCCGGCCCCGCCCTCCTCCTGGCGCTGGTGTCACCCTGGGCCGTGCGGCTGGCGGCGCGGGAAATCCGGAGCGTGGGCAGCACCGCCGGCGTCCTCTACGCGCTGTCGACCGGCGGGAGCATCGCCGGCACGCTCGTCACGTCCTTCTTCCTGATCCCCGCCTTCGGCGTCGCCGACCTCCTGCGGAGCTGCGGGCTCGTCCTCCTCGCCCTGGCCGCCCTCGACCTGGCCGCCGCGCGCCGGCGGGCCCAGGCAATCGGGGTCACGGCCCTGACCGCGTTGCTCCTCTTCACCTCGGCCGTCCTGCGTCCACCGGCGCTCTTCGAGACCGGTGCGCCGGCGCGGATCGAGCCGCCCCGGGCAGTCGGCGGCGGCATGCAGCCGGGGGTGGTGTCCGGCGGCCCGGCGGTCGGCGAGATCCGGGGCCCCTTCGAGGACGGTGTGGTCTTCGAGAAGGAAAGCCTGTACCACCACATCCGGGTGGAGAACGCAGGCGGCAGCCGCTACCTCCGGTTCGACAACTCGTGGCAGAGCGGCATGTACCTTGATGACCCGCTCCGGGCCCGTTTCGAGTACACGGACTACCTGCTGCTCCCCTTCGCGCTGCGACCGGACGCCGGGCGGGCGCTGATGGTCGGGCTCGGGGGCGGCTCCGTGGTCAAGAAGCTCCTCGCCTACCGGCCGGACCTGCGGCTGGACGTGGCCGAACTCGACCCGGTGGTGGTCGAGGTCGCCCGCACCTACTTCGGCGTCCCGGACAACCCGCGCCTGACCGTGCACGTGGAGGACGGCCGGCGGCTCCTGGACCGCGCCGGTCCGGCCTACGACGTCATCCTCCTCGACGCGTACTACGCGGACGCCATTCCGTTCCACCTGACCACGCGGGAGTTCCTCGGGCGCGTCCGGGCCCGCCTCACGGACGGCGGGCTGGTGGCCGCGAACCTCATCGGCGCCCTCGAGGGGCCCCGGAGCGCCCTCCTGCGGTCGATGGCGCGCACCTTTGCGACGGTGTTTCCCGAGGTGTACCTCTTCCCCGTCGGGGGGCGCAGCCCCGACACCTACCAGAACGTCATCCTCCTCGCCCCCAGGGAGCCGCACCGGTGGAGCCGCGAGGACATCGTCAAGGCAGCGGAGGCGCAGGCGGACGCGCTCGGGACCCCCTCCCTGCCCGAGTACGCCGCCGCCCTGCACACGCGGCCCCTCCCGGTCGACGACGTGCCGGTCCTCACGGACGACCACGCGCCCGTCGACGCCCTCCTCCACCTTTACGAGTGA
- a CDS encoding LysE/ArgO family amino acid transporter, with amino-acid sequence MKALAFLSGLLLGLSMILPIGPQNVFVLNQGLLGGLRRGLLAAVVAGVCDTVLILSGAAGLSALLTGVGWLRTVLLAVGALFLTALGFGSLRDPAEPAVLAAGDAAAGRQAAAAAAPARAVVLTGVGVSWGNPHAILDTVAVLGSAIASRAPATRAAFAAGAVAASWLFFLTLALGGALFGARLTPAHQVWVRRASGAIMLFFAVVLAREAALSWL; translated from the coding sequence GTGAAAGCGCTGGCGTTCCTCAGCGGCCTCCTGCTCGGCCTTTCCATGATCCTCCCCATCGGCCCGCAGAACGTCTTCGTCCTCAACCAGGGCCTGCTCGGCGGGCTGCGGCGGGGCCTCCTCGCTGCCGTCGTGGCCGGCGTGTGCGACACCGTGCTGATCCTCTCGGGTGCGGCCGGCCTGTCCGCGCTGCTCACCGGGGTGGGCTGGCTGCGGACCGTCCTCCTGGCGGTGGGGGCGCTGTTCCTGACGGCCCTCGGCTTCGGGTCGCTGCGGGACCCTGCCGAGCCGGCCGTCCTGGCCGCCGGGGACGCAGCGGCCGGCCGGCAGGCGGCTGCGGCGGCCGCGCCGGCGCGTGCCGTCGTCCTGACGGGGGTCGGCGTCTCGTGGGGTAATCCCCACGCCATCCTCGACACGGTGGCCGTGCTCGGCTCGGCCATCGCCAGCCGGGCCCCGGCGACCCGGGCGGCGTTCGCGGCCGGCGCGGTGGCCGCCTCGTGGCTCTTCTTCCTCACCCTGGCCCTGGGCGGCGCCCTCTTCGGCGCCCGGCTGACGCCGGCGCACCAGGTCTGGGTCCGGCGGGCATCGGGCGCCATCATGCTCTTCTTCGCCGTCGTGCTGGCCCGGGAAGCGGCCCTGAGCTGGCTCTGA
- a CDS encoding cupin domain-containing protein, which produces MPFAPGPEVAAVEMLPGVFRKTMTTTPSMMLCEISLSAGSSVPMHQHPHEQIGYVVRGRMRLVIGDEERVLNAGDAYAIPGGVPHMAEPVDGDCTVVDIFHPHREEYR; this is translated from the coding sequence ATGCCGTTCGCTCCCGGCCCCGAGGTTGCCGCGGTGGAGATGCTGCCGGGCGTGTTCCGCAAGACCATGACGACGACGCCGTCCATGATGCTGTGCGAGATCAGCCTCAGTGCCGGCTCGTCGGTGCCCATGCACCAGCACCCCCACGAGCAGATCGGCTACGTGGTGAGGGGGCGCATGCGACTGGTCATCGGCGATGAGGAGCGCGTCCTGAACGCCGGGGACGCCTACGCCATCCCGGGCGGTGTACCGCACATGGCCGAGCCCGTGGACGGCGACTGCACCGTCGTTGACATCTTCCACCCGCACCGGGAAGAGTACCGCTGA
- a CDS encoding ABC transporter ATP-binding protein — MPLLVLQDIWRTYRDGAIRVDALRGVDLTVEDGEFVSIMGPSGSGKSTLLNIIGCLDRPTSGVYTLAGQRVDGLADVRLAAVRNRFIGFIFQEFRLLPDLDALGNVALPLIYRGVPARERRRRAEEALAAVGLADRGRHRPSQLSGGEKQRVAIARALVADPALILADEPTGALDSANGRAIMAIFQRLNRERGLTVVQVTHDPTVARHGTRIVHLRDGAVEREEAVAEPLVAQENAAGGEG, encoded by the coding sequence CTGCCGCTTCTCGTCCTTCAGGACATCTGGCGCACGTACCGGGACGGAGCCATCCGGGTCGACGCCCTTCGGGGCGTCGACCTGACCGTGGAGGATGGGGAGTTCGTCTCGATCATGGGGCCGTCCGGGTCCGGGAAGTCCACCCTCCTCAACATCATCGGCTGCCTGGACCGGCCGACGTCCGGCGTGTACACGCTCGCCGGCCAGCGGGTCGACGGCCTGGCCGACGTCCGCCTGGCAGCAGTGCGCAACCGCTTCATCGGCTTCATCTTTCAGGAGTTCCGGCTGCTCCCGGACCTCGACGCCCTGGGCAACGTGGCCCTCCCGCTCATCTACCGGGGCGTGCCGGCCCGGGAGCGGCGACGCAGGGCCGAGGAGGCCCTGGCGGCCGTCGGGCTGGCCGACCGCGGGCGGCACCGCCCCTCGCAGCTGTCCGGCGGCGAGAAGCAGCGAGTGGCCATCGCCCGCGCGCTGGTGGCCGACCCCGCCCTGATCCTGGCGGACGAACCGACCGGCGCGCTCGACTCGGCCAACGGGCGGGCCATCATGGCGATCTTCCAGCGCCTGAACCGGGAGCGGGGCCTGACCGTCGTCCAGGTGACGCACGATCCGACCGTCGCCCGGCACGGCACGCGCATCGTCCACCTGCGGGACGGGGCGGTCGAGCGTGAGGAGGCCGTCGCCGAGCCCCTGGTGGCTCAGGAGAATGCCGCCGGTGGGGAGGGCTGA
- a CDS encoding efflux RND transporter periplasmic adaptor subunit has product MLREGMGSSVQRVLAIVLIVALAVAGGYYAFRSLVPPPADQAAGPLYATADVVRGDITVAVDASGPLSPSSGGGIQAPFPRGPVRGGMPSFIVDKVLVQEGDAVRMGQPLLQLVAPELASQVQTLAAEIEADRQDLADLLGIPPEAVDAANPAQGVTLRAPISGRISGLRAREGEEIQQGQIVARIVDDSEWRMTVRLSPLEFQGLKPDDVALVRFTQFDSVIEARITDMNPNPIPTPASALGACPSGPVLRPPQGSEGTGSGGGEGSPQAGPTFYQFAHLVTIQGPNPGLILPGMTAYVGFLPREAQDVQDPLQRAARARWAGNCATVEGYAREERVISRTNGIPTQVFVQEMQKVKAGDPIVALSGDETQDAIEKRLRELQQKETELEAMQSQLDQLTITAPMDGVVSELRAQAGQRIEPGEWLGSIFHTSNMDLWVEVDDADVLKVRPDAPVKVTVDALPGQTFEGRVTQIAMAGQNQSGITVFRVRIQVRGGPDLRPGMQAHAHIEAGSARGVLLVPLEAVFEEDGQTKVEVLQPDGTTKVVPVELGLMNDRVAEVRRGLEEGQKVVTGSSADVLPSQRIQSRDLLLPGQQEREGGGTSGRDGERGGDRPAPPGSRR; this is encoded by the coding sequence GTGCTCCGGGAAGGAATGGGTTCTTCGGTGCAGCGCGTGCTGGCCATCGTCTTGATCGTGGCCCTGGCGGTCGCCGGGGGGTACTACGCGTTCCGGAGCCTGGTCCCCCCGCCGGCGGACCAGGCGGCAGGGCCGCTCTACGCCACCGCCGACGTCGTGCGCGGCGACATCACCGTCGCCGTCGACGCCAGTGGCCCCCTCAGCCCCTCGAGCGGCGGCGGCATCCAGGCGCCGTTCCCCCGCGGCCCGGTCCGGGGCGGGATGCCCAGCTTCATCGTCGACAAGGTCCTGGTGCAGGAGGGCGACGCCGTCCGGATGGGGCAGCCGCTCCTCCAGCTCGTCGCCCCGGAACTGGCGTCTCAGGTGCAGACCCTGGCCGCCGAGATCGAGGCGGACCGCCAGGACCTTGCCGACCTCCTGGGCATCCCGCCGGAGGCGGTGGACGCAGCCAACCCGGCGCAGGGGGTCACGCTGCGGGCGCCGATCTCCGGCCGCATCAGCGGCCTCAGGGCCCGCGAGGGCGAAGAGATCCAGCAGGGGCAGATCGTCGCCCGGATCGTGGACGACTCGGAGTGGCGGATGACGGTCCGGCTCAGCCCCCTGGAGTTTCAGGGGCTCAAGCCGGATGACGTCGCCCTGGTCCGCTTCACCCAGTTCGACAGCGTGATCGAGGCCCGGATCACCGACATGAACCCCAACCCCATCCCGACGCCGGCGTCGGCGCTCGGCGCCTGCCCGAGCGGTCCGGTCCTGCGGCCGCCCCAGGGCAGCGAGGGGACGGGCTCCGGCGGTGGGGAAGGCAGCCCGCAGGCCGGCCCGACGTTCTACCAGTTCGCCCACCTGGTCACGATCCAGGGGCCCAACCCGGGGCTGATCCTGCCGGGCATGACGGCCTACGTCGGCTTCCTGCCCAGGGAGGCGCAGGACGTCCAGGATCCCCTGCAGCGTGCGGCCCGGGCTCGCTGGGCGGGCAACTGCGCCACCGTCGAGGGTTACGCCCGGGAGGAGCGGGTCATCAGCCGGACGAACGGCATCCCCACCCAGGTTTTCGTCCAGGAGATGCAGAAGGTGAAGGCCGGCGACCCCATCGTGGCCCTGTCCGGCGACGAGACCCAGGACGCCATCGAGAAGCGCCTGCGCGAGCTCCAGCAGAAGGAGACGGAGCTCGAGGCGATGCAGTCGCAGCTGGACCAGCTGACGATCACGGCGCCCATGGACGGCGTGGTCTCCGAGCTGCGCGCCCAGGCAGGACAGCGGATCGAGCCCGGCGAGTGGCTGGGTTCGATCTTCCACACGTCGAACATGGACCTCTGGGTCGAGGTCGACGACGCCGACGTGCTCAAGGTCCGCCCCGACGCGCCCGTCAAGGTCACGGTGGATGCCCTGCCCGGCCAGACCTTCGAGGGGCGTGTCACGCAGATCGCCATGGCGGGCCAGAACCAGAGCGGCATCACCGTGTTCCGGGTGCGCATCCAGGTGCGGGGCGGGCCCGACCTGCGCCCCGGCATGCAGGCGCACGCGCACATCGAGGCCGGCAGCGCCAGGGGCGTGCTCCTCGTGCCGCTGGAGGCGGTGTTCGAGGAGGACGGCCAGACCAAGGTCGAGGTCCTCCAGCCCGACGGCACGACCAAGGTCGTCCCGGTCGAGCTCGGCCTCATGAACGACCGGGTGGCCGAGGTGAGGAGGGGGCTCGAGGAGGGTCAGAAGGTGGTGACCGGCAGCTCGGCCGACGTGTTGCCGAGCCAGCGCATCCAGTCCCGGGACCTCCTGCTGCCCGGCCAGCAGGAGCGTGAGGGCGGGGGCACGAGCGGGCGCGACGGCGAGCGCGGCGGCGACCGGCCGGCCCCGCCAGGCTCCCGGCGCTGA